One region of Streptomyces subrutilus genomic DNA includes:
- a CDS encoding beta-N-acetylglucosaminidase domain-containing protein, translating to MQLRGRKRAAAAAVAVIGSLLGGAVAAAPRGAFAVPSVPGAPGTPAADPAAGAAGGPGLAPRADAPRGPAEGPAVWPRPQSMAADAAREVPLGAEAVLVAPSDADPYAVRVVRDALRAAGVRTLHERAPGAPLPGKGTVIRLQGPDAQEALRALGAAEAGDLPDGGYRLAVGRPGGRDTVALAGTGEDGLFHAAQTLRAVLAGGGAKVPGVLVRDWPAAPVRGIAEAFYGQPWTHEQRLAQLDFMGRTKQNRLLLAPGDDRYRTTAWRQDYPREQQEEFRALAERARANRVVLGWAVTPGQSMCLSSAADRAALARKLDAMWELGLRAFQVQFQDVSYTEWGCEEDRERFGKGPKAAARAHAEVAGGLAAHLAARHPGAAPLSLLPTEFYQEGATDYRTALAGALDPRVEVAWTGVGVVPRTITGKELAGARSALGHPLVLMDNYPVNDWDPGRIFLGPYTGREPAVAGGSAALLANAMPQGTLSRILLFTAADYAWNPRGYRPGESWAAAVRELAGPDAHTREAVAALAGNSAASGLKQEESAYLVPLVEQFWQARAAGDPAAGTGLRKAFTVLREAPGRLPALAGEAGPWLERLSRYGAAGELAVDVLRAQARGDGTAAWQAAQELARARQALAEEGPARVDRAVLEPFLAKAGEEADAWTGAARPTGEVIKDAQAWTVRLDAERPVAAVTVMTEPLPAGARGAAVEAHVPGEGWRKVGEAAPSGWTQVDTAGLRADAVRLSWTGAGPAPAVHRVVPWLGDGPRARFELADAGAADAEIGGAPRRLSAELAALGPGEVRGPLSAQPPQGIEVRLPAAAVAPRGGRSSIPFEVVVGPSVAPGTYRIPVAFDGETRTLTVRAVPRTGGPDLLRVARASSSADETRGFPASAAVDGSPSTRWSSPPVDGAWWQAELPAPARVGRLELHWQDAYPSAYRVETSPDGRTWHPAAVVPSSRGGAETVRLDAAGTRFLRVTCERRATRHGCSLWSAEAYAVTP from the coding sequence GTGCAGCTCAGGGGCAGGAAGCGGGCGGCGGCCGCCGCCGTCGCGGTGATCGGGTCGCTGCTGGGCGGGGCCGTCGCGGCCGCCCCGCGCGGGGCCTTCGCGGTGCCTTCCGTACCCGGCGCGCCGGGCACCCCGGCCGCGGACCCGGCGGCCGGTGCCGCGGGCGGGCCCGGGCTGGCCCCCCGGGCCGACGCCCCGCGCGGGCCCGCCGAGGGCCCGGCCGTGTGGCCCCGGCCGCAGTCGATGGCCGCCGACGCGGCGCGCGAGGTGCCGTTGGGGGCGGAGGCCGTACTGGTGGCCCCGTCCGACGCCGATCCGTACGCGGTCCGGGTGGTGCGGGACGCCCTGCGCGCGGCGGGCGTACGGACCCTGCACGAGCGGGCCCCCGGGGCGCCGCTGCCCGGCAAGGGCACGGTCATCCGGCTCCAGGGCCCGGACGCCCAGGAGGCGCTGCGGGCGCTGGGCGCGGCCGAGGCCGGCGACCTGCCGGACGGCGGCTACCGGCTGGCCGTGGGGCGGCCCGGCGGCCGCGACACCGTCGCGCTGGCCGGCACCGGGGAGGACGGCCTGTTCCACGCGGCGCAGACGCTGCGCGCGGTGCTGGCCGGCGGCGGGGCGAAGGTGCCCGGCGTGCTGGTGCGGGACTGGCCCGCCGCGCCCGTACGGGGGATCGCGGAGGCGTTCTACGGGCAGCCCTGGACGCACGAACAGCGGCTGGCACAGCTGGACTTCATGGGCCGCACCAAGCAGAACCGGCTGCTGCTCGCGCCCGGCGACGACCGCTACCGGACCACGGCCTGGCGCCAGGACTACCCGCGCGAGCAGCAGGAGGAGTTCCGGGCGCTCGCGGAGCGGGCCCGCGCCAACCGGGTGGTGCTGGGCTGGGCGGTGACGCCCGGCCAGTCGATGTGCCTGTCCTCGGCAGCGGACCGGGCGGCGCTCGCGCGCAAGCTGGACGCGATGTGGGAGCTGGGATTGCGCGCCTTCCAAGTGCAGTTCCAGGACGTCAGTTACACCGAGTGGGGCTGCGAGGAGGACCGGGAGCGGTTCGGGAAGGGCCCGAAGGCCGCCGCGAGGGCGCACGCCGAGGTCGCGGGCGGGCTGGCGGCGCACCTGGCCGCGCGGCATCCGGGGGCGGCCCCGCTGTCGCTGCTGCCGACGGAGTTCTACCAGGAGGGCGCCACCGACTACCGGACCGCGCTCGCGGGCGCGTTGGACCCCCGGGTGGAGGTGGCCTGGACGGGGGTGGGGGTGGTACCGCGCACGATCACCGGCAAGGAGCTCGCGGGGGCGCGCTCGGCACTCGGCCATCCGCTGGTCCTCATGGACAACTACCCGGTGAACGACTGGGACCCGGGGCGGATCTTCCTCGGCCCGTACACGGGCCGCGAACCGGCCGTCGCGGGCGGTTCGGCGGCCCTGCTGGCCAACGCCATGCCGCAGGGCACCCTGTCGCGCATCCTGCTGTTCACGGCGGCGGACTACGCCTGGAACCCGCGCGGTTACCGGCCCGGGGAGTCCTGGGCGGCGGCGGTGCGCGAGCTGGCGGGCCCCGACGCGCACACGCGCGAGGCGGTGGCGGCGCTGGCCGGGAACAGCGCGGCCTCGGGCCTGAAGCAGGAGGAGTCCGCCTACCTGGTGCCGCTGGTCGAGCAGTTCTGGCAGGCCCGCGCGGCGGGCGACCCGGCGGCCGGGACCGGGCTGCGCAAGGCCTTCACCGTCCTGCGCGAGGCACCCGGCCGGCTCCCGGCCCTGGCGGGCGAGGCGGGGCCGTGGCTGGAGCGGCTCTCGCGCTACGGGGCCGCGGGCGAGCTGGCGGTCGACGTCCTGCGGGCCCAGGCCCGCGGGGACGGGACGGCGGCCTGGCAGGCCGCACAGGAGCTGGCCCGCGCCCGGCAGGCGCTGGCCGAGGAGGGCCCGGCCCGGGTGGACCGGGCCGTCCTGGAGCCCTTCCTGGCCAAGGCCGGGGAGGAGGCGGACGCCTGGACCGGGGCCGCCCGGCCGACGGGCGAGGTCATCAAGGACGCGCAGGCCTGGACCGTACGGCTGGACGCGGAGCGCCCGGTGGCCGCGGTGACGGTGATGACGGAGCCGCTGCCCGCCGGGGCCCGGGGCGCAGCGGTGGAGGCCCATGTTCCGGGCGAGGGCTGGCGCAAGGTCGGCGAGGCCGCGCCGTCGGGCTGGACCCAGGTGGACACGGCGGGGCTGCGCGCCGACGCGGTCCGGCTGTCCTGGACGGGGGCCGGGCCGGCGCCGGCCGTGCACCGGGTGGTGCCGTGGCTCGGGGACGGCCCCCGGGCCCGTTTCGAACTGGCGGACGCGGGCGCGGCCGACGCCGAGATCGGCGGCGCCCCGCGGCGGCTCTCGGCGGAGCTGGCCGCCCTGGGCCCCGGCGAGGTCCGCGGGCCGCTGTCGGCGCAACCGCCGCAGGGCATCGAGGTCCGGCTGCCGGCGGCCGCCGTGGCCCCGCGCGGCGGCCGGTCCTCGATCCCGTTCGAGGTCGTGGTCGGTCCGTCCGTCGCGCCGGGCACCTACCGGATCCCGGTGGCCTTCGACGGGGAGACCCGCACGCTGACGGTGCGGGCGGTGCCGCGCACCGGCGGGCCGGACCTGCTGCGGGTCGCGCGGGCGAGTTCCTCGGCGGACGAGACGCGGGGTTTCCCGGCCTCGGCGGCGGTGGACGGCTCCCCGTCCACCCGCTGGTCCTCACCGCCGGTGGACGGCGCCTGGTGGCAGGCGGAACTCCCCGCCCCGGCCCGCGTCGGCCGCCTGGAGCTGCACTGGCAGGACGCGTACCCCTCGGCGTACCGGGTGGAGACCTCGCCGGACGGGAGGACCTGGCACCCGGCCGCCGTCGTCCCCTCCTCGCGGGGCGGCGCCGAGACCGTCCGCCTGGACGCCGCCGGGACCCGCTTCCTGCGCGTGACGTGCGAGCGACGGGCGACGCGCCACGGCTGCTCCCTGTGGTCGGCGGAGGCCTACGCGGTCACGCCGTGA
- a CDS encoding HNH endonuclease, producing the protein MPHVLVLNASYEPLGVVPLRRALVLVLENKAVSLEESGAYLHSATRVVPAPSVVRLKRFVRVPYRGPVPLTRRALFARDGGRCMYCGAVATSVDHVIPRSRGGQHVWDNVVAACRRCNHVKADRHLVDLGWRLRHQPAPPSGLAWRIIGTGHRDPRWMPYLQPYGAEDALERIGVAAS; encoded by the coding sequence GTGCCGCACGTCCTGGTCCTCAACGCGTCGTACGAGCCCCTCGGCGTCGTACCGCTCCGCCGCGCGCTCGTCCTCGTCCTGGAGAACAAAGCGGTCTCCCTGGAGGAATCCGGCGCCTATCTGCACAGCGCGACCAGAGTCGTCCCCGCGCCCAGCGTGGTCCGGCTCAAGCGTTTCGTGCGGGTCCCCTACCGGGGGCCCGTTCCGCTCACCCGGCGCGCCCTGTTCGCGCGGGACGGCGGCCGCTGCATGTACTGCGGTGCCGTCGCCACCAGCGTCGACCACGTCATCCCGCGCAGCCGGGGCGGCCAGCACGTGTGGGACAACGTCGTCGCGGCCTGCCGCCGGTGCAACCACGTCAAGGCCGACCGGCACCTGGTCGACCTCGGCTGGCGCCTGCGCCACCAGCCGGCTCCGCCCTCCGGGCTGGCCTGGCGCATCATCGGGACGGGGCACCGGGATCCGCGGTGGATGCCGTACCTGCAGCCGTACGGGGCCGAGGACGCGCTGGAGCGCATCGGCGTCGCGGCCTCCTAG
- a CDS encoding mechanosensitive ion channel family protein, which produces MKETHESVTEAASFIEENWATWLSIGLRILLIMVIAAALRSVVRKALTKLINRMNSSAEAVEGTALGGLLVNAERRRQRSEAIGSVLRSVASFLILGTAALMVLAALKIDLAPLLASAGVAGVAIGFGARNLVTDFLSGVFMIMEDQYGVGDKIDAGVASGEVIEVGLRVTKLRGDNGEIWYVRNGEIKRIGNLSQGWATAMVDVQVKPSESLSRIREVVQQVADTLAKESPWDERLWGPVEVLGLDEVLLASMTVKVSAKTMPGKQFAVERELRWRIKEAFDAAGIRIVGGMPADEEDESAADPSAAVAAPSALSNPVSPQSLATAPIPPPAGPRITK; this is translated from the coding sequence ATCAAGGAGACGCACGAGAGCGTCACCGAGGCCGCGAGCTTCATCGAGGAGAACTGGGCCACCTGGCTGAGCATCGGCCTGCGCATCCTCCTGATCATGGTGATCGCGGCGGCCCTGCGCTCGGTGGTCCGCAAGGCGCTGACCAAGCTGATAAACCGGATGAACTCCAGCGCCGAGGCGGTCGAGGGCACCGCGCTCGGCGGTCTGCTGGTCAACGCCGAGCGGCGCCGCCAGCGTTCGGAGGCGATCGGTTCGGTGCTCCGTTCGGTCGCCTCGTTCCTGATCCTCGGCACGGCCGCGCTGATGGTCCTGGCCGCCCTGAAGATCGACCTGGCCCCCCTGCTGGCGAGTGCCGGTGTGGCCGGTGTGGCGATCGGTTTCGGCGCCCGGAACCTGGTGACGGACTTCCTGTCCGGAGTGTTCATGATCATGGAGGACCAGTACGGCGTCGGGGACAAGATCGACGCCGGGGTGGCCTCCGGCGAGGTCATAGAGGTCGGCCTGCGGGTGACCAAGCTGCGCGGGGACAACGGCGAGATCTGGTACGTGCGCAACGGCGAGATCAAGCGGATCGGCAACCTCAGCCAGGGCTGGGCGACCGCCATGGTGGACGTGCAGGTCAAGCCGTCGGAGAGCCTGTCGCGGATCCGCGAGGTGGTCCAGCAGGTCGCCGACACCCTGGCGAAGGAGTCCCCGTGGGACGAGCGCCTGTGGGGTCCGGTGGAGGTGCTGGGCCTGGACGAGGTGCTGCTCGCCTCGATGACGGTGAAGGTGTCTGCGAAGACGATGCCCGGCAAGCAGTTCGCGGTGGAGCGGGAGCTGCGCTGGCGGATCAAGGAGGCCTTCGACGCCGCGGGCATCCGCATCGTCGGCGGCATGCCGGCGGACGAGGAGGACGAGTCGGCGGCCGACCCGTCCGCCGCGGTCGCCGCGCCGTCCGCGCTGTCCAACCCGGTCTCCCCGCAGTCCCTGGCCACGGCGCCCATCCCGCCGCCGGCCGGCCCCCGCATCACCAAGTAG
- a CDS encoding ROK family transcriptional regulator, with amino-acid sequence MPAATPGTPSLLRAMNDRAALELLMTHGPLSRTRIGHLTGLSKPTASQLLARLEAAGLVVATGTDGGRPGPNAQLYEVNPRAAHVGGLDVTPDRVLAAVADVTGAVVGTHEVPYSPDKDVIEQVAEALGGAVKAAGLHRSDLHRVVIATPGAFDPQTGRLRYASHLPGWHSPTLLEELAAALPMPVEYENDVNLAAVAEQRRGAARGHEDFVLLWNEDGLGAALVLGGRLHRGWTGGAGEVGFLPVPGHPLVRQVARANTGGYQELAGAQVVPGLAASLGVEAEPLPPAERPHSAEVAAAVALLARAAAAPEGANLRFLQSYATLLATGLASLVAVLDPEIVVLSGAVIAAGGDPLRGLLEAELAELAPSRPRLVSGEVRERPVLRGALESALATTREEVFDTTR; translated from the coding sequence ATGCCCGCCGCCACGCCCGGAACACCCAGCCTGCTGCGCGCCATGAACGACCGGGCCGCGCTCGAGCTGCTCATGACGCACGGACCGCTGTCCCGGACCCGGATCGGACATCTGACGGGGCTGTCCAAGCCCACCGCCTCCCAGCTCCTGGCCCGCCTGGAGGCGGCCGGCCTCGTCGTCGCCACCGGCACCGACGGCGGTCGCCCGGGCCCCAACGCCCAGCTCTACGAGGTGAACCCGCGGGCCGCGCACGTCGGCGGCCTCGACGTCACACCGGACCGGGTGCTGGCTGCCGTCGCCGATGTCACCGGGGCCGTCGTCGGCACGCACGAGGTCCCGTACTCCCCGGACAAGGACGTCATCGAGCAGGTCGCCGAAGCCCTCGGCGGAGCCGTCAAGGCCGCCGGGCTGCACCGCTCGGACCTGCACCGGGTGGTCATCGCCACGCCGGGCGCCTTCGACCCCCAGACCGGCCGGCTGCGCTACGCCAGCCACCTCCCCGGCTGGCACTCCCCCACGCTCCTCGAGGAACTGGCGGCGGCCCTGCCGATGCCCGTCGAGTACGAGAACGACGTCAACCTCGCCGCCGTCGCGGAGCAGCGCCGCGGCGCCGCCCGCGGCCACGAGGACTTCGTCCTGCTGTGGAACGAGGACGGGCTCGGCGCCGCCCTGGTGCTGGGCGGGCGGCTGCACCGCGGCTGGACCGGCGGCGCGGGCGAGGTCGGCTTCCTGCCCGTGCCCGGGCACCCCCTGGTCCGCCAGGTCGCCCGCGCCAACACCGGCGGCTATCAGGAGCTCGCCGGCGCCCAGGTGGTCCCCGGGCTCGCCGCGAGCCTCGGCGTCGAGGCGGAGCCGCTGCCGCCCGCCGAGCGTCCGCACAGCGCGGAGGTGGCCGCCGCCGTGGCGCTGCTCGCGCGGGCCGCGGCCGCGCCCGAGGGGGCGAACCTGCGCTTCCTCCAGTCGTACGCCACCCTGCTGGCCACCGGTCTCGCCTCGCTCGTCGCCGTGCTCGACCCGGAGATCGTGGTGCTCTCCGGGGCCGTGATCGCCGCCGGCGGCGACCCGCTGCGCGGCCTGCTGGAGGCCGAGCTCGCCGAACTGGCCCCCTCCCGGCCCCGGCTGGTCTCCGGCGAGGTGCGCGAGCGCCCGGTGCTGCGCGGCGCGCTGGAGAGCGCGCTGGCCACCACCCGCGAAGAGGTGTTCGACACCACCCGCTGA
- a CDS encoding ABC transporter substrate-binding protein has translation MPRSSRLSSAAAAAAALTAISLLATACTGATGDAAGDDPAKDVTINFWHGWSAPGEVKAIEENIERFEAAHPNIKVKVTGNMTDDKINQSLRAGGDKAPDVVSSFTTDSVGKFCNSGAFADLDPFLEKSEVDKAKVFPQSLLSYTSYQGNQCTLPLLHDAYGLVYNKDAFEAAGITAPPKTWSEFTEVAQKLTKSKGDSYERVGIMPTFHGYETTPMRLAAQWGATYFAADGTSNLARDPAFTKMLTAQKDLVEKLGGYEKLEKFRASFGDEWGAEHPFHKGQVAMQVDGEWRPNMAREAGVTFEIGTAPLPVPDDLVADYGKGYVSGTIMGIAAGSRKQNAAWELVKYMTTDTEAVVAFANGIHNVPSTIEALASPKLQVDENFKTFLDIARHPKSSTTPPQADGGTYQLTFTDLAYQHEKGAVADLPGALARTDAQIDTDIAKAK, from the coding sequence ATGCCCAGAAGCTCCCGCCTGTCCTCCGCGGCCGCCGCGGCCGCCGCCCTCACGGCGATATCCCTGCTGGCCACCGCGTGTACCGGCGCCACCGGCGACGCGGCGGGCGACGACCCCGCCAAGGACGTCACGATCAACTTCTGGCACGGCTGGTCCGCGCCCGGCGAGGTCAAGGCCATCGAGGAGAACATCGAGCGGTTCGAGGCGGCGCACCCGAACATCAAGGTCAAGGTCACCGGCAACATGACCGACGACAAGATCAACCAGTCGCTGCGGGCGGGCGGGGACAAGGCCCCGGACGTGGTGTCCTCCTTCACCACCGACAGCGTGGGCAAGTTCTGCAACTCGGGCGCCTTCGCCGACCTCGACCCGTTCCTGGAGAAGTCCGAGGTCGACAAGGCGAAGGTCTTCCCGCAGTCGCTGCTGAGCTACACCTCGTACCAGGGCAACCAGTGCACGCTGCCGCTGCTGCACGACGCCTACGGCCTGGTCTACAACAAGGACGCTTTCGAAGCGGCCGGCATCACCGCCCCGCCCAAGACCTGGAGCGAGTTCACCGAGGTCGCGCAGAAGCTCACCAAGAGCAAGGGCGACTCGTACGAGCGCGTCGGCATCATGCCCACCTTCCACGGCTACGAGACCACCCCGATGCGGCTGGCGGCGCAGTGGGGCGCGACGTACTTCGCCGCCGACGGCACGTCCAACCTGGCCCGGGACCCGGCCTTCACCAAGATGCTGACCGCGCAGAAGGACCTGGTCGAGAAGCTCGGCGGGTACGAGAAGCTGGAGAAGTTCCGGGCCTCCTTCGGCGACGAGTGGGGCGCCGAACACCCCTTCCACAAGGGCCAGGTCGCCATGCAGGTGGACGGCGAGTGGCGGCCGAACATGGCCCGGGAGGCGGGCGTGACCTTCGAGATCGGCACCGCGCCGCTGCCCGTGCCCGACGACCTCGTCGCCGACTACGGCAAGGGCTACGTCTCCGGCACGATCATGGGCATCGCCGCGGGCAGCAGGAAGCAGAACGCGGCCTGGGAGCTGGTGAAGTACATGACCACCGACACCGAGGCGGTGGTGGCCTTCGCCAACGGCATCCACAACGTGCCCTCCACCATCGAGGCGCTGGCCTCGCCGAAGCTCCAGGTGGACGAGAACTTCAAGACCTTCCTCGACATCGCCCGGCACCCGAAGTCGAGCACCACCCCGCCGCAGGCGGACGGCGGCACCTACCAGCTGACCTTCACCGACCTGGCCTACCAGCACGAGAAGGGCGCGGTCGCCGACCTGCCGGGCGCCCTCGCCAGGACGGACGCGCAGATCGACACGGACATCGCGAAGGCGAAGTAG